In one window of Pedosphaera parvula Ellin514 DNA:
- a CDS encoding DUF2851 family protein has translation MSTNFYTQWRGRASKNQLLQESNGYPDEKLLQAVWQQQRLLRDQLTTLDGKSVRVLHPGFKNHGAGPDFRGAMIQIRGGVILTGDVEVDLRGSGWRSHGHDRNPDFKNVVLHVIWEKEATSTSGHPTLAIRNFLDASLTDLNAWLSTDSHQSLPEELRGKCCAPLKEILQEKLVELLHQAAKIRWQIKSYQFQARARQVGWEQTLWEGLFRALGYKQNVWPMQGLGELRNLWQKQSITPVDLQARLFGVSGLLPSELARTGTKSDDYLRRIWDQWWREREEFSEIIFPRALWRFNGLRPANHPQRRLALASHWLAGGKLVSKLENWFTTSIPDNQLLDSLAKALQVESDEFWCWHWTFRSARLPKPQPLLGIARVTDLAINVILPWFWIRALEGGNQLLQKQAEHRYFAWPPAEDNSVFRLARERLLSGKPAKSLRSAAAQQGLLQIVRDFCNHSNAVCENCQFPELVRAWKLEA, from the coding sequence TTGTCGACAAATTTTTATACTCAATGGCGTGGTCGCGCGTCCAAAAACCAGCTTTTGCAGGAGAGTAATGGCTATCCTGACGAAAAGCTGCTGCAGGCCGTTTGGCAGCAACAACGACTGCTTCGCGATCAACTCACGACGTTGGACGGTAAATCGGTCCGGGTGCTTCACCCAGGTTTTAAAAACCACGGGGCCGGTCCGGATTTCCGAGGGGCCATGATTCAGATCAGGGGTGGAGTCATCCTCACGGGCGATGTGGAAGTCGATTTGCGTGGCAGTGGATGGCGTTCCCACGGACATGATCGCAATCCTGATTTCAAGAACGTGGTGCTGCATGTGATTTGGGAAAAGGAGGCAACTTCCACAAGCGGCCATCCGACGTTGGCGATCCGAAATTTTCTGGATGCCTCCCTTACAGACCTAAATGCGTGGTTATCCACTGATTCGCATCAAAGCCTGCCGGAGGAACTGCGCGGCAAATGTTGCGCGCCATTGAAGGAGATACTTCAAGAGAAGCTTGTCGAACTGCTACATCAGGCAGCAAAGATACGTTGGCAAATCAAGTCCTATCAATTCCAGGCACGTGCCCGACAGGTCGGTTGGGAGCAAACTCTGTGGGAAGGACTGTTCCGGGCTTTGGGCTACAAACAAAATGTTTGGCCGATGCAAGGTCTGGGGGAGTTGCGAAATCTTTGGCAAAAACAGTCGATTACGCCGGTCGATTTGCAGGCAAGGCTCTTTGGTGTCAGTGGACTGCTTCCTTCTGAACTCGCGCGCACCGGGACTAAATCAGATGATTATCTGCGTCGTATTTGGGACCAATGGTGGCGCGAAAGAGAGGAATTCAGCGAAATCATCTTTCCTCGCGCATTATGGCGCTTCAACGGCTTGCGCCCAGCCAATCATCCCCAACGCCGATTGGCGCTCGCCTCCCACTGGCTTGCCGGAGGTAAGTTGGTTTCAAAGCTGGAAAATTGGTTCACCACTTCGATACCTGATAATCAACTCCTGGATTCACTGGCAAAAGCATTGCAGGTCGAGTCGGACGAATTCTGGTGTTGGCATTGGACATTTCGATCAGCCAGGCTTCCCAAACCACAACCGCTGTTGGGCATTGCCCGCGTTACGGATCTCGCCATCAATGTTATCCTGCCGTGGTTCTGGATTCGTGCGCTGGAAGGTGGGAACCAGCTTTTGCAAAAGCAGGCGGAGCACCGTTATTTCGCATGGCCACCAGCCGAGGATAATTCCGTCTTTCGACTGGCTAGAGAGCGTTTGTTAAGCGGTAAACCTGCCAAAAGCTTGCGCAGCGCGGCCGCCCAACAAGGTCTGCTGCAAATCGTTCGCGATTTTTGCAATCACTCCAACGCAGTATGCGAGAATTGCCAATTTCCAGAACTGGTACGCGCCTGGAAATTAGAAGCTTGA
- the infC gene encoding translation initiation factor IF-3: protein MSRPFPPRHSPPSASFARVNGKIRAREVRVIGVDGKQLGILSLSDALNMARANTVDLVEIAPNATPPVCRLVDFGKFRYEQAKKDKESKKHQHANKVKEIQLSPKIDPHDFGVKLNHAVDFLCEDMKVKVVLKFRGREMAHTEYGFQLINKMIKEVTPYGHPDANPKLIGKAINLMLSPLPRNKRAKNPREPEDRKVAEDEPDTDSEEMEESAPEDKEQNQAQSS from the coding sequence TTGAGCCGCCCGTTTCCTCCACGTCATTCTCCTCCTTCCGCGTCATTTGCCAGGGTTAACGGGAAAATCCGTGCCCGCGAAGTGCGAGTCATTGGAGTGGATGGTAAGCAACTTGGTATTTTATCCCTGTCCGACGCGTTGAACATGGCGCGGGCGAACACAGTGGATTTGGTGGAAATTGCCCCGAATGCGACACCACCTGTGTGCCGGTTGGTGGATTTCGGCAAGTTTCGTTATGAACAGGCCAAGAAGGATAAGGAATCCAAGAAGCACCAGCACGCTAATAAGGTTAAGGAAATTCAGCTTAGCCCGAAGATTGATCCGCATGATTTTGGTGTAAAATTGAACCATGCCGTGGACTTCCTCTGTGAAGACATGAAGGTAAAGGTGGTTCTGAAGTTTCGTGGTCGCGAGATGGCCCACACGGAATACGGCTTTCAGCTCATCAATAAGATGATCAAGGAGGTTACTCCCTATGGTCATCCTGATGCCAATCCCAAACTGATTGGCAAGGCGATTAACTTGATGTTGAGTCCCCTGCCCCGCAATAAACGGGCAAAGAATCCTCGGGAGCCGGAGGATCGCAAGGTTGCTGAGGACGAGCCAGACACTGACTCAGAGGAGATGGAAGAATCAGCACCCGAAGACAAAGAGCAGAATCAAGCGCAGTCCTCTTAA
- the recA gene encoding recombinase RecA, protein MATKTTEKSDKVEKTVKAASERSAEKPDKAERVAKADGAEATARVISPTRQRDLEAALSTIIKSYGEGSIMRLGEANAHQAIEVIPTGALGLDLALGVGGLPRGRVVEIYGPESSGKTTLMLHVIANAQKMGGLAAFIDAEHALDPGYAKKLGVNLDDLLVSQPDCGEEALTICETLARSNALDVIVIDSVAALVPKAELEGEMGMATMGMQARLMSQGLRKLTAILNKSKTTCVFTNQLREKVGVMFGNPETTPGGKALKFYASVRLDIRRKDTLKDAAGNAIGNHVKVKVVKNKVAPPFSETEFDIIYNHGINKEGSILDVGIENGVVDKKGAWLQFAGDLIGQGKEAAQRALAEKPELAKKIVEAIMAKRSGVTTEAAKPEVAKAA, encoded by the coding sequence ATGGCGACTAAAACTACTGAGAAGAGTGACAAGGTGGAAAAAACTGTGAAGGCGGCTTCGGAACGTTCTGCTGAAAAGCCGGACAAAGCGGAGCGCGTTGCGAAGGCGGACGGTGCTGAAGCAACAGCACGGGTAATTTCGCCGACGCGGCAACGCGATCTGGAAGCGGCGCTTTCAACAATCATCAAATCGTATGGCGAGGGCAGCATCATGCGGCTGGGTGAGGCGAACGCGCATCAAGCGATTGAGGTGATTCCGACAGGTGCGTTGGGATTGGATCTGGCGCTGGGTGTGGGTGGTTTGCCGCGGGGTCGCGTGGTGGAGATTTACGGACCGGAATCTTCGGGTAAGACGACGTTGATGTTGCACGTGATTGCGAATGCGCAAAAGATGGGCGGATTGGCAGCGTTCATCGACGCGGAGCATGCGTTGGACCCGGGTTACGCGAAGAAGCTGGGTGTGAACCTGGATGATTTGCTGGTGTCGCAACCGGACTGTGGTGAAGAGGCGTTGACGATTTGTGAGACATTGGCGCGGTCGAATGCGCTGGATGTAATCGTGATCGACTCGGTGGCGGCATTGGTGCCGAAGGCTGAGTTGGAAGGCGAGATGGGGATGGCGACGATGGGTATGCAGGCGCGTTTGATGAGCCAGGGCTTGCGGAAATTGACGGCGATTTTGAACAAGTCGAAGACGACGTGCGTTTTCACGAATCAATTGCGTGAAAAGGTGGGCGTGATGTTCGGCAATCCGGAAACGACGCCGGGCGGGAAGGCGCTGAAATTTTATGCGAGCGTGCGGTTGGATATTCGCCGCAAGGATACGCTGAAAGACGCGGCGGGGAATGCGATTGGCAACCATGTGAAGGTGAAAGTGGTGAAGAACAAGGTGGCGCCGCCGTTCTCAGAGACGGAGTTTGACATTATTTATAATCACGGCATCAACAAGGAAGGGAGCATTCTGGATGTGGGTATCGAGAATGGCGTGGTGGATAAGAAGGGTGCGTGGTTGCAGTTCGCGGGTGATTTGATCGGCCAGGGCAAGGAAGCGGCGCAGCGGGCGTTGGCGGAGAAGCCGGAGTTGGCGAAAAAGATCGTTGAGGCCATTATGGCGAAGCGCAGTGGCGTGACCACTGAGGCGGCCAAGCCGGAAGTTGCCAAGGCGGCTTAA
- a CDS encoding type II secretion system protein — MSHPPIPERKVRWVTHGLTAFTLIELLVVIAIIGILAALLLPALAAAKQRAYATQCLANLNQIGLGMTLYSQDSNELFPESGGTIYWDQIDTNTLKQGWMQQILSYTKSTNVYRCPADNKSHFSYFNGSRAAYIETTKAGSVDVKKIRFPSAQVLSGDTLWVDAEIEDADKDDYAVNCIGGAENGNRWVPWQRHFKGQNILFTDNHVKWFKGYNAGEMTFRYDSMHGWQ, encoded by the coding sequence ATGTCACATCCTCCAATACCTGAACGCAAAGTCCGGTGGGTCACCCACGGCCTGACCGCATTTACGCTCATCGAACTGCTGGTCGTAATTGCAATTATTGGCATCCTGGCCGCATTGCTGCTTCCTGCATTGGCCGCTGCCAAGCAGCGCGCTTACGCAACGCAGTGCCTGGCCAACCTAAACCAAATCGGCTTGGGCATGACCCTCTATTCGCAAGATTCAAACGAGCTTTTCCCTGAATCAGGCGGCACCATTTATTGGGACCAAATCGATACGAACACCCTAAAGCAAGGATGGATGCAGCAAATTCTTTCTTACACCAAAAGCACCAATGTCTATCGGTGTCCGGCAGACAACAAGAGTCATTTCAGCTATTTCAATGGCAGTCGCGCCGCTTATATCGAAACTACCAAGGCCGGCTCTGTCGACGTCAAAAAAATCAGGTTTCCGAGCGCGCAAGTTTTATCCGGCGACACTCTCTGGGTGGACGCCGAAATCGAGGATGCGGATAAGGATGATTATGCGGTCAATTGTATCGGCGGGGCAGAGAATGGGAATCGGTGGGTTCCGTGGCAACGTCATTTCAAGGGGCAAAACATTCTTTTCACGGACAACCATGTAAAATGGTTTAAGGGCTACAATGCTGGCGAAATGACTTTCCGATATGATTCGATGCACGGCTGGCAATAA
- a CDS encoding basic secretory protein-like protein translates to MKPVSKYFCLPLFILLVGCNTPNQTIHDSKLKACESVCVVRVDCHQTPELTSFAQRAQELANDLAPKITKLLGEKKFPHFKIVFKQNTAWGSDGLVPAYARGHTIYLSADWLSKYPDDFEMNLAHEMTHVIQGYSAKAPSCWTEGIATYVGFKLGYTNTLNCAECSASLPHYTSGYNCAGALLLYIEAAHGSALVRQLHTKLQQGLYSDSFFAEATGKSLEQLWTDFKQTPPFTSAAAHRLELEAWLKSPGKKSVAETMARMAEFLRTQPGGAFTADAQMFLIDLANKDCLPGFAGTGPAGLAFERDDLNAPVDFPISRIIHFLKKDDRFRYHYTVVKESPQSAWKLSKSWRTNPDGRILAIVQK, encoded by the coding sequence ATGAAACCAGTCTCCAAATACTTCTGCCTCCCACTATTCATTTTGCTCGTTGGTTGCAACACACCAAATCAGACTATCCATGACTCTAAACTAAAAGCCTGCGAATCGGTGTGTGTTGTTCGTGTGGATTGTCATCAGACCCCGGAACTGACATCCTTTGCACAACGTGCACAGGAGTTGGCCAACGATTTAGCTCCAAAGATAACAAAGCTCCTCGGAGAAAAGAAATTTCCTCACTTCAAAATCGTTTTTAAACAAAACACCGCCTGGGGAAGCGATGGTCTGGTCCCTGCATATGCCAGGGGACATACCATCTATCTCAGCGCTGATTGGCTTTCTAAATACCCGGATGATTTCGAAATGAATTTAGCTCACGAAATGACCCACGTTATTCAAGGCTATTCGGCTAAGGCTCCGAGCTGCTGGACGGAAGGAATAGCCACCTACGTCGGTTTCAAACTTGGATATACAAATACATTAAATTGTGCCGAGTGTTCGGCGTCTCTTCCCCATTATACCTCGGGATACAATTGCGCGGGAGCGTTGCTTTTATATATTGAGGCCGCCCACGGTTCAGCGCTCGTTCGCCAACTCCATACTAAATTGCAACAGGGCCTGTACTCCGACAGCTTTTTCGCCGAAGCCACGGGAAAGTCCCTGGAGCAGTTGTGGACCGATTTTAAACAAACACCTCCTTTTACCTCGGCTGCTGCTCATAGACTGGAATTAGAGGCGTGGCTCAAATCCCCCGGCAAGAAGTCAGTCGCGGAAACAATGGCTCGAATGGCGGAATTTCTGAGAACCCAGCCAGGCGGGGCTTTCACCGCTGATGCCCAGATGTTTCTGATCGATCTCGCAAATAAAGATTGTTTGCCGGGATTTGCAGGCACCGGCCCCGCCGGTCTGGCTTTTGAACGGGATGATTTGAATGCTCCAGTGGACTTCCCGATCTCACGCATCATCCATTTCCTGAAGAAGGACGACCGTTTCCGGTACCATTACACCGTTGTGAAGGAATCCCCACAGAGTGCATGGAAACTGAGTAAGTCTTGGCGCACAAACCCGGATGGCCGCATTTTAGCCATCGTACAGAAGTAA
- a CDS encoding RNA polymerase sigma factor: MTNSDMELVQEYATRHSEQAFETLVSRHVTLVYSSALRQVRDPHLAEEITQAVFIILSQKAGSLSPKAILPGWLYRTTRFTASKALQQQSRRQNREQEAYMQSTIEDTATEAAWQELSPLLDETMAGLGQTDRDALVLRYLENKSLQEVGMALGMEERAAQKRVARGLEKLRALFTKRGIVLSSALIAAAISANSAYAVPVGLAATISATTVQGSAAAASVTTFVKGTLKMMKWMKLKVAVGVGIVALVAIGATTVAISQSSLHDKPTAREIAKKSKAAYAALVSYSDDGIVVTEGAGSTTTTTFNTRLLRPNLYKLEWTQTGGFFNMTGIVWSAGSGDFLQTITKGQPQDTEPKKMPNMQTALASANGYSAASTVPSEFCNLKSGGVLGVPGSDLAKTTIEPDEKVGDVDCFVISSAMEPIKIPYDKGTTGNITWRLWIGKQDYLIHKSQSITENASLPPLKISDAAVKNALAEKNQPATPELMAALRATMEKDYQQVRNSIKSGKVVFTQTHEHISVNQKFSPSDFAR, from the coding sequence ATGACGAACAGTGACATGGAGTTGGTGCAGGAGTACGCTACGCGACACTCCGAGCAAGCTTTTGAAACGCTCGTATCGCGGCACGTTACCCTTGTTTATTCGTCCGCCCTGCGGCAGGTCCGCGATCCCCATCTGGCTGAGGAAATCACCCAGGCCGTTTTTATCATTCTCTCCCAAAAGGCCGGCTCACTCAGCCCTAAAGCCATTCTCCCCGGCTGGCTCTATCGCACTACCCGGTTTACGGCCAGCAAGGCGTTGCAACAACAATCGCGCCGCCAAAACCGCGAGCAGGAGGCGTACATGCAATCCACCATTGAAGACACCGCAACCGAAGCCGCCTGGCAGGAATTGTCTCCCTTGCTTGACGAAACGATGGCTGGGTTGGGACAAACCGACCGCGATGCCTTGGTCCTGCGCTATTTGGAGAACAAAAGTTTACAGGAGGTGGGGATGGCTTTGGGCATGGAAGAACGAGCCGCACAGAAACGGGTGGCGCGGGGCTTGGAAAAGCTCCGCGCACTCTTTACCAAACGCGGCATAGTCCTTTCCTCAGCTCTGATTGCGGCAGCCATTTCCGCGAACTCCGCCTACGCCGTGCCGGTCGGCCTGGCAGCGACAATTTCTGCGACAACCGTCCAAGGTTCGGCCGCCGCAGCTTCAGTAACAACCTTCGTGAAAGGAACCCTCAAAATGATGAAATGGATGAAACTCAAAGTCGCCGTCGGCGTGGGCATAGTCGCCCTAGTGGCCATCGGTGCCACCACGGTGGCTATTTCCCAAAGCAGTTTGCATGACAAACCCACCGCGAGAGAGATCGCCAAAAAATCCAAGGCTGCCTACGCAGCCCTTGTCAGTTACAGCGATGACGGAATCGTTGTGACGGAAGGCGCTGGCTCAACCACAACCACGACGTTTAACACCCGACTGCTGCGCCCCAATCTATATAAGCTCGAATGGACTCAGACTGGCGGCTTTTTCAACATGACCGGAATTGTCTGGTCCGCTGGCAGCGGAGATTTTCTGCAAACCATAACGAAAGGGCAGCCACAGGATACCGAACCCAAGAAAATGCCAAACATGCAAACCGCACTGGCCTCAGCCAACGGTTATTCTGCCGCATCGACTGTACCTTCGGAATTTTGCAATCTCAAGTCTGGCGGCGTATTGGGCGTCCCTGGTTCAGATCTTGCCAAAACCACAATTGAGCCTGATGAGAAGGTGGGCGACGTTGATTGCTTTGTGATTTCGAGCGCAATGGAACCGATCAAAATTCCGTACGACAAGGGCACTACCGGGAACATCACGTGGAGACTTTGGATCGGCAAGCAGGACTACCTGATCCACAAAAGCCAGAGCATTACTGAAAACGCCTCTCTACCTCCTCTCAAAATCAGCGATGCAGCCGTCAAAAACGCGCTTGCAGAAAAGAATCAACCCGCTACCCCTGAGCTCATGGCAGCCCTAAGAGCTACAATGGAAAAAGACTACCAACAAGTTCGAAACAGTATAAAGTCCGGCAAAGTGGTTTTCACCCAAACACACGAGCACATCTCTGTGAACCAGAAATTCTCACCATCGGATTTCGCCCGATAA